From Falco cherrug isolate bFalChe1 chromosome 4, bFalChe1.pri, whole genome shotgun sequence, one genomic window encodes:
- the CTNNB1 gene encoding catenin beta-1 isoform X1: MATQADLMELDMAMEPDRKAAVSHWQQQSYLDSGIHSGATTTAPSLSGKGNPEEEDVDTTQVLYEWEQGFSQSFTQEQVADIDGQYAMTRAQRVRAAMFPETLDEGMQIPSTQFDAAHPTNVQRLAEPSQMLKHAVVNLINYQDDAELATRAIPELTKLLNDEDQVVVNKAAVMVHQLSKKEASRHAIMRSPQMVSAIVRTMQNTNDVETARCTAGTLHNLSHHREGLLAIFKSGGIPALVKMLGSPVDSVLFYAITTLHNLLLHQEGAKMAVRLAGGLQKMVALLNKTNVKFLAITTDCLQILAYGNQESKLIILASGGPQALVNIMRTYTYEKLLWTTSRVLKVLSVCSSNKPAIVEAGGMQALGLHLTDPSQRLVQNCLWTLRNLSDAATKQEGMEGLLGTLVQLLGSDDINVVTCAAGILSNLTCNNYKNKMMVCQVGGIEALVRTVLRAGDREDITEPAICALRHLTSRHQEAEMAQNAVRLHYGLPVVVKLLHPPSHWPLIKATVGLIRNLALCPANHAPLREQGAIPRLVQLLVRAHQDTQRRTSMGGTQQQFVEGVRMEEIVEGCTGALHILARDVHNRIVIRGLNTIPLFVQLLYSPIENIQRVAAGVLCELAQDKEAAEAIEAEGATAPLTELLHSRNEGVATYAAAVLFRMSEDKPQDYKKRLSVELTSSLFRTEPMAWNETADLGLDIGAQGEPLGYRPDDPSYRSFHSGGYGQDALGMDPMMEHEMGGHHPGADYPVDGLPDLGHAQDLMDGLPPGDSNQLAWFDTDL, translated from the exons ATGGCAACTCAAG CTGATTTGATGGAGTTGGACATGGCAATGGAGccagacagaaaagcagcagtcagTCACTGGCAGCAACAATCGTATCTGGACTCTGGTATCCATTCTGGTGCCACCACAACTGCTCCCTCCTTGAGTGGCAAGGGAAATCCTGAAGAGGAAGATGTGGACACGACACAAGTGCTGTATGAGTGGGAGCAGGGATTCTCGCAGTCCTTCACCCAGGAGCAAGTTGCTG ATATTGATGGCCAGTATGCAATGACTAGAGCTCAGAGAGTGCGTGCAGCTATGTTCCCTGAAACACTGGATGAAGGAATGCAAATCCCATCCACGCAATTTGATGCTGCTCATCCAACTAATGTGCAACGCCTGGCTGAGCCGTCCCAGATGTTAAAACATGCTGTTGTTAATTTGATAAACTACCAAGATGATGCTGAACTCGCAACTCGTGCAATCCCAGAACTGACCAAACTGTTGAATGATGAGGACCAG GTAGTGGTGAACAAAGCTGCAGTTATGGTTCATCAGTTATCCAAAAAGGAAGCATCTCGCCATGCTATTATGAGATCTCCTCAAATGGTATCTGCTATTGTACGTACCATGCAAAACACAAATGATGTAGAAACAGCCCGTTGCACTGCAGGTACGCTACACAATCTCTCACATCACCGTGAAGGCTTGTTGGCAATCTTCAAATCAGGAGGCATCCCTGCTTTGGTTAAAATGCTTGG GTCCCCAGTGGACTCTGTGCTGTTCTATGCCATTACAACTCTTCACAATCTCCTGTTACACCAGGAAGGAGCCAAAATGGCTGTCCGTCTAGCTGGTGGGCTGCAGAAGATGGTTGCCTTGCTCAACAAGACAAATGTCAAATTCCTGGCCATCACGACAGACTGCCTTCAGATTTTAGCGTATGGCAATCAAGAAAGTAAG ctgaTTATTCTGGCAAGTGGTGGACCTCAGGCTCTAGTAAACATAATGAGGACCTATACTTACGAGAAACTATTGTGGACCACAAGTAGGGTGCTGAAGGTGTTGTCAGTCTGCTCCAGCAACAAACCTGCTATTGTTGAGGCTG GTGGGATGCAAGCTTTGGGTCTCCACCTCACAGATCCAAGCCAGCGTCTTGTCCAGAACTGTCTCTGGACTCTGAGAAATCTGTCAGATGCTGCAACAAAGCAG GAGGGCATGGAAGGTCTTCTAGGAACTCTTGTTCAGCTTTTAGGATCAGATGATATTAATGTTGTGACTTGCGCTGCTGGCATCCTTTCTAATCTCACCTGCAACAATTACAAGAACAAGATGATGGTGTGCCAGGTTGGTGGCATTGAGGCTCTTGTGCGCACAGTTCTTCGGGCTGGAGACAGGGAAGACATCACAGAACCCGCTATTTGTGCGCTCCGTCACCTCACCAGCAGACATCAAGAAGCTGAGATGGCTCAAAACGCAGTACGTCTCCATTACGGACTCCCAGTAGTGGTTAAACTGTTGCACCCGCCCTCACACTGGCCTTTGATCAAG GCTACTGTTGGTTTGATCCGCAATCTGGCGCTCTGTCCTGCAAACCATGCCCCACTGCGTGAACAAGGTGCTATTCCAAGGCTAGTTCAGTTGCTGGTTAGAGCACATCAAGATACCCAGCGACGTACTTCTATGGGTGGAACACAACAGCAGTTTGTG GAGGGTGTGCGTATGGAAGAAATTGTCGAGGGCTGCACTGGAGCCCTGCATATTCTTGCACGTGATGTTCATAATCGAATCGTAATCAGGGGTCTAAATACCATTCCACTATTTGTGCAG TTGTTGTACTCTCCCATTGAGAATATCCAGAGAGTAGCTGCAGGTGTACTTTGTGAACTGGCTCAAGACAAGGAAGCAGCTGAAGCAATTGAAGCTGAAGGTGCAACTGCCCCTTTAACAGAACTGCTTCATTCTAGGAATGAGGGTGTTG CAACATAcgcagctgcagtgctgttcAGGATGTCTGAGGACAAACCACAAGACTATAAGAAGCGACTTTCAGTTGAATTGACAAGCTCTCTGTTCCGGACTGAGCCAATGGCTTGGAACGAG ACAGCAGATCTCGGACTTGATATCGGTGCCCAGGGAGAACCTCTTGGATACCGCCCAGATG ATCCTAGCTACCGTTCTTTCCACTCTGGCGGATACGGTCAGGATGCCTTGGGTATGGACCCTATGATGGAACATGAAATGGGTGGCCACCACCCTGGTGCTGACTACCCAGTTGATGGTCTGCCAGATCTTGGCCATGCCCAGGACCTTATGGATGGGCTGCCTCCAGGTGACAGTAATCAGTTGGCCTGGTTCGATACTGACCTGTAA
- the CTNNB1 gene encoding catenin beta-1 isoform X2 yields MATQADLMELDMAMEPDRKAAVSHWQQQSYLDSGIHSGATTTAPSLSGKGNPEEEDVDTTQVLYEWEQGFSQSFTQEQVADIDGQYAMTRAQRVRAAMFPETLDEGMQIPSTQFDAAHPTNVQRLAEPSQMLKHAVVNLINYQDDAELATRAIPELTKLLNDEDQVVVNKAAVMVHQLSKKEASRHAIMRSPQMVSAIVRTMQNTNDVETARCTAGTLHNLSHHREGLLAIFKSGGIPALVKMLGSPVDSVLFYAITTLHNLLLHQEGAKMAVRLAGGLQKMVALLNKTNVKFLAITTDCLQILAYGNQESKLIILASGGPQALVNIMRTYTYEKLLWTTSRVLKVLSVCSSNKPAIVEAGGMQALGLHLTDPSQRLVQNCLWTLRNLSDAATKQEGMEGLLGTLVQLLGSDDINVVTCAAGILSNLTCNNYKNKMMVCQVGGIEALVRTVLRAGDREDITEPAICALRHLTSRHQEAEMAQNAVRLHYGLPVVVKLLHPPSHWPLIKATVGLIRNLALCPANHAPLREQGAIPRLVQLLVRAHQDTQRRTSMGGTQQQFVEGVRMEEIVEGCTGALHILARDVHNRIVIRGLNTIPLFVQLLYSPIENIQRVAAGVLCELAQDKEAAEAIEAEGATAPLTELLHSRNEGVATYAAAVLFRMSEDKPQDYKKRLSVELTSSLFRTEPMAWNETADLGLDIGAQGEPLGYRPDAVSSE; encoded by the exons ATGGCAACTCAAG CTGATTTGATGGAGTTGGACATGGCAATGGAGccagacagaaaagcagcagtcagTCACTGGCAGCAACAATCGTATCTGGACTCTGGTATCCATTCTGGTGCCACCACAACTGCTCCCTCCTTGAGTGGCAAGGGAAATCCTGAAGAGGAAGATGTGGACACGACACAAGTGCTGTATGAGTGGGAGCAGGGATTCTCGCAGTCCTTCACCCAGGAGCAAGTTGCTG ATATTGATGGCCAGTATGCAATGACTAGAGCTCAGAGAGTGCGTGCAGCTATGTTCCCTGAAACACTGGATGAAGGAATGCAAATCCCATCCACGCAATTTGATGCTGCTCATCCAACTAATGTGCAACGCCTGGCTGAGCCGTCCCAGATGTTAAAACATGCTGTTGTTAATTTGATAAACTACCAAGATGATGCTGAACTCGCAACTCGTGCAATCCCAGAACTGACCAAACTGTTGAATGATGAGGACCAG GTAGTGGTGAACAAAGCTGCAGTTATGGTTCATCAGTTATCCAAAAAGGAAGCATCTCGCCATGCTATTATGAGATCTCCTCAAATGGTATCTGCTATTGTACGTACCATGCAAAACACAAATGATGTAGAAACAGCCCGTTGCACTGCAGGTACGCTACACAATCTCTCACATCACCGTGAAGGCTTGTTGGCAATCTTCAAATCAGGAGGCATCCCTGCTTTGGTTAAAATGCTTGG GTCCCCAGTGGACTCTGTGCTGTTCTATGCCATTACAACTCTTCACAATCTCCTGTTACACCAGGAAGGAGCCAAAATGGCTGTCCGTCTAGCTGGTGGGCTGCAGAAGATGGTTGCCTTGCTCAACAAGACAAATGTCAAATTCCTGGCCATCACGACAGACTGCCTTCAGATTTTAGCGTATGGCAATCAAGAAAGTAAG ctgaTTATTCTGGCAAGTGGTGGACCTCAGGCTCTAGTAAACATAATGAGGACCTATACTTACGAGAAACTATTGTGGACCACAAGTAGGGTGCTGAAGGTGTTGTCAGTCTGCTCCAGCAACAAACCTGCTATTGTTGAGGCTG GTGGGATGCAAGCTTTGGGTCTCCACCTCACAGATCCAAGCCAGCGTCTTGTCCAGAACTGTCTCTGGACTCTGAGAAATCTGTCAGATGCTGCAACAAAGCAG GAGGGCATGGAAGGTCTTCTAGGAACTCTTGTTCAGCTTTTAGGATCAGATGATATTAATGTTGTGACTTGCGCTGCTGGCATCCTTTCTAATCTCACCTGCAACAATTACAAGAACAAGATGATGGTGTGCCAGGTTGGTGGCATTGAGGCTCTTGTGCGCACAGTTCTTCGGGCTGGAGACAGGGAAGACATCACAGAACCCGCTATTTGTGCGCTCCGTCACCTCACCAGCAGACATCAAGAAGCTGAGATGGCTCAAAACGCAGTACGTCTCCATTACGGACTCCCAGTAGTGGTTAAACTGTTGCACCCGCCCTCACACTGGCCTTTGATCAAG GCTACTGTTGGTTTGATCCGCAATCTGGCGCTCTGTCCTGCAAACCATGCCCCACTGCGTGAACAAGGTGCTATTCCAAGGCTAGTTCAGTTGCTGGTTAGAGCACATCAAGATACCCAGCGACGTACTTCTATGGGTGGAACACAACAGCAGTTTGTG GAGGGTGTGCGTATGGAAGAAATTGTCGAGGGCTGCACTGGAGCCCTGCATATTCTTGCACGTGATGTTCATAATCGAATCGTAATCAGGGGTCTAAATACCATTCCACTATTTGTGCAG TTGTTGTACTCTCCCATTGAGAATATCCAGAGAGTAGCTGCAGGTGTACTTTGTGAACTGGCTCAAGACAAGGAAGCAGCTGAAGCAATTGAAGCTGAAGGTGCAACTGCCCCTTTAACAGAACTGCTTCATTCTAGGAATGAGGGTGTTG CAACATAcgcagctgcagtgctgttcAGGATGTCTGAGGACAAACCACAAGACTATAAGAAGCGACTTTCAGTTGAATTGACAAGCTCTCTGTTCCGGACTGAGCCAATGGCTTGGAACGAG ACAGCAGATCTCGGACTTGATATCGGTGCCCAGGGAGAACCTCTTGGATACCGCCCAGATG ctgtaTCATCTGAATGA